One genomic region from Pseudorca crassidens isolate mPseCra1 chromosome 11, mPseCra1.hap1, whole genome shotgun sequence encodes:
- the SOCS2 gene encoding suppressor of cytokine signaling 2 isoform X1 — translation MTLRCLEPSGNGAEGTQSHWGTSGSAEEPSPEAARLAKALRELSHTGHGLSLSGRNRQIAGWYWGSMTVNEAKEKLKEAPEGTFLIRDSSHSDYLLTISVKTSAGPTNLRIEYQDGKFRLDSIICVKSKLKQFDSVVHLIDYYVQMCKDKRTGPEAPRNGTVHLYLTKPLYTSAPPLQHLCRLTINKCTGTIWGLPLPTRLKDYLEEYKFQV, via the exons ATGACCCTGCGGTGCCTCGAGCCCTCCGGGAATGGCGCGGAAGGGACGCAGAGCCATTGGGGGACCTCGGGGTCGGCGGAGGAGCCGTCCCCGGAGGCGGCGCGTCTGGCGAAGGCCCTGCGGGAACTTAGTCACACAG GCCACGGGCTTTCCCTCAGCGGGAGGAACCGGCAGATTGCAG GTTGGTACTGGGGAAGTATGACTGTTAATGAAgccaaagagaaattaaaagaggCACCAGAAGGAACTTTCTTGATTAGAGATAGTTCGCATTCAGATTACCTACTAACAATATCTGTTAAAACATCAGCTGGACCAACTAATCTTCGCATCGAATACCAAGATGGGAAATTTAGATTGGACTCTATCATATGTGTCAAGTCCAAGCTTAAACAATTTGACAGTGTGGTTCATCTGATCGACTACTATGTTCAGATGTGCAAGGATAAGCGGACAGGCCCAGAAGCCCCCCGGAACGGCACTGTTCACCTTTATCTGACCAAACCGCTCTACACATCAGCACCACCTCTGCAGCATCTCTGTAGACTCACCATTAACAAATGTACCGGTACCATCTGGGGACTGCCTTTACCAACAAGACTAAAAGATTACTTGGAAGAATATAAATTCCAGGTATAA
- the SOCS2 gene encoding suppressor of cytokine signaling 2 isoform X3, protein MPAGEVAWCGGGSGGRGRGWYWGSMTVNEAKEKLKEAPEGTFLIRDSSHSDYLLTISVKTSAGPTNLRIEYQDGKFRLDSIICVKSKLKQFDSVVHLIDYYVQMCKDKRTGPEAPRNGTVHLYLTKPLYTSAPPLQHLCRLTINKCTGTIWGLPLPTRLKDYLEEYKFQV, encoded by the exons ATGCCTGCTGGGGAGGTTGCCTGGTGCGGAGGCGGCAGCGGCGGCCGAGGCCGAG GTTGGTACTGGGGAAGTATGACTGTTAATGAAgccaaagagaaattaaaagaggCACCAGAAGGAACTTTCTTGATTAGAGATAGTTCGCATTCAGATTACCTACTAACAATATCTGTTAAAACATCAGCTGGACCAACTAATCTTCGCATCGAATACCAAGATGGGAAATTTAGATTGGACTCTATCATATGTGTCAAGTCCAAGCTTAAACAATTTGACAGTGTGGTTCATCTGATCGACTACTATGTTCAGATGTGCAAGGATAAGCGGACAGGCCCAGAAGCCCCCCGGAACGGCACTGTTCACCTTTATCTGACCAAACCGCTCTACACATCAGCACCACCTCTGCAGCATCTCTGTAGACTCACCATTAACAAATGTACCGGTACCATCTGGGGACTGCCTTTACCAACAAGACTAAAAGATTACTTGGAAGAATATAAATTCCAGGTATAA
- the SOCS2 gene encoding suppressor of cytokine signaling 2 isoform X2 has product MTLRCLEPSGNGAEGTQSHWGTSGSAEEPSPEAARLAKALRELSHTGWYWGSMTVNEAKEKLKEAPEGTFLIRDSSHSDYLLTISVKTSAGPTNLRIEYQDGKFRLDSIICVKSKLKQFDSVVHLIDYYVQMCKDKRTGPEAPRNGTVHLYLTKPLYTSAPPLQHLCRLTINKCTGTIWGLPLPTRLKDYLEEYKFQV; this is encoded by the exons ATGACCCTGCGGTGCCTCGAGCCCTCCGGGAATGGCGCGGAAGGGACGCAGAGCCATTGGGGGACCTCGGGGTCGGCGGAGGAGCCGTCCCCGGAGGCGGCGCGTCTGGCGAAGGCCCTGCGGGAACTTAGTCACACAG GTTGGTACTGGGGAAGTATGACTGTTAATGAAgccaaagagaaattaaaagaggCACCAGAAGGAACTTTCTTGATTAGAGATAGTTCGCATTCAGATTACCTACTAACAATATCTGTTAAAACATCAGCTGGACCAACTAATCTTCGCATCGAATACCAAGATGGGAAATTTAGATTGGACTCTATCATATGTGTCAAGTCCAAGCTTAAACAATTTGACAGTGTGGTTCATCTGATCGACTACTATGTTCAGATGTGCAAGGATAAGCGGACAGGCCCAGAAGCCCCCCGGAACGGCACTGTTCACCTTTATCTGACCAAACCGCTCTACACATCAGCACCACCTCTGCAGCATCTCTGTAGACTCACCATTAACAAATGTACCGGTACCATCTGGGGACTGCCTTTACCAACAAGACTAAAAGATTACTTGGAAGAATATAAATTCCAGGTATAA